The Deltaproteobacteria bacterium DNA segment ATCGACGCTCGTGCGTCCTCATTAAAACGAAGCTCTTTAGCCATTGTATTTCCCCTTTAAATTATTTCGTTAAATTAAAAAATAGGACTGCGGATTCGCCATTAACGAAACTCCGCAATCTTTGTGAAAGATCAGTTGAATACGCCCAAGATATCTTCTTCGCGCATCATCAAATATTCCGAACCCTCAAGCTTAAGCTCGGTCCCCGAGTATTTGCTGAACAAAATTTTATCGCCAATCTTCACTTCCAAAGGAAGAGTTTTTCCGTCTTCCGTTACGCGACCTTTACCAGTCGCAACCACTTCCCCACGCTGTGGTTTTTCCTTTGCGGTATCGGGAATGATGATTCCTCCCGCCGTTTTTTCTTCTTCCGCCATGCGACGAACAAGAATGCGATCATGCAAAGGACGAACGTTCAGATCAACACGCGCCATATTGAAACCTCCTAAAGAATTTCCCATTTACATCGCCCCTAACACCTACAAGCGGCCGGATTCGAAGAACCCACCGAGTTTCGGAGGCAAGTGCGTTTGCTATACGAGTGGCAATATGGACGGCCTACAAAGAGTGTCAAGGTGGACCAGCGAGATTTCACATAACGCGAGGCGCCTAGCGGGCAGCGCCGGAACATAGACGTGAGTTACCAGGTGTATCCGTGTTCGCAAATTCACCAATGGACGCGGTCTTTTGGTACGCAATCAAAAGCTCTGTGACCTCATCCGGGTTCATTCGTCGCGCGACATCGCGCAGAACTTCGGGGGACTTGAACTGAGAAAGATAAATTTGAAGGTAGTCGTTGATGGTCAGATCTTGGGCAATTTCGAGGTTCATTCGGGCCTGCTCGACGCGATTGTCTTGTCGAAGCCGCACTGCCGCACGTGGCGAGGATCTTGGGTTTGGTGCCGTCATAGTGCCGGCACTTGGAACAGCTCTAACCACAGCTTGTCGCTCCCCCGGAGCACGGTCTGCACCGGCAGCTCCCGAAGCGGCAAAGATTTGCCCCTCAAGAGTCATTCGCTCGAGGATCAGTCTGGCTTCATCCGTGCGAAGCGATTTCCATGCTTGGAACGTAAGAACGGCCGGCAACGCAGGCGCCACGCCAAGCGCAATTGGAAGCGCAGCTGCGCCTGGGGAGACAGCGACAGGTTGAACATTCCCCGGCGCAGCGAAGGCTTGCTTTATCCCAAAGACAAAAATGACTGAGCAAATCGCGATCGCGCAATTAAAAAACGCTTGTCGATTCGCGTTTCGAGCGACGCTCAATTTAATTCTTGTCCCGGTCACGGTTCCTCCGAATGGGATGTTGGCCCTAAGGGCAAACACCCACTTGCCATATTTGTAGATCACGGTTCGTGCCTGGTGTATCTGACCGACCGACCTTTCTGATTTTTAGGTATTTTCGGGCATTTACACAGGGCCAACGGGCCACATGAATCATAGCATTCGCCGCAAATAGGCCCAGGTAGCTGGCATTTTTTCAACGCGCAGCGATTCACGGACTCAGAATACAGCCAAAGACTTCACATGAAGCTGCAATTTCCTACTAAGCGCGAGGTCGACCTTGCTGAGCCACCCGTCTGGACTGTACCTTCCGCCGGTCACACCAAACTCTTATTTTTCAAGGGAGCCCCCTCCAAATGGTTCAAACCAAATCCAACCGAAATCGCTGGCCCGTTTTTGTATCAGCAATGGCCCTTGCAGCAGCCTTCGCCGCGTCGGCCAATGCGCAAACGCCTGCTCAAACGAGCATTTCTTCAGCCGCCTCAACGGAACAGCGCTGGTCCGAGTTTCAAACAGACCCGGTGAAGTTCATGAACATGCTGCCGCATAAAAAAGTTTCGGGACCGCGCAAAGGCCTGACTCAGTTCTCTCCAGCGGACGTAAAATCCCGCACCTTCATCGACAAGAAAAATGGCGCGCGAATTGGGGGCAAAGGGTTTGAGTTCGCCCCAGATTTCCGCGATGAAAATGGCGTAAGTCTTGGCGATATCATCGATGGCCGCGCGGGCGCCCGCGAAAACGTTATGGATTTCCTCGACCTCTCTCAGTTCCCGAACCGCAAGCCGGTGTTGAACCTATCGGAAATGGAGTCGGAAGGGCTTCGCGAAGGTAAGCTCGATGAAACTCCTTGGTCAGACACATACTGGCCGATCTACATGGGCGTACTAGGCGCACGATATGCGAACCAAAACTTTTCTTCAGCCTCAAATTGGAAGGGTTATTACGAGTTTATCAGCAGCAAATCTCAAAAGCTCAGCAAGCTCGCGAAGAATGCGAACCCCTTAATGCTTGAATCTCTTTCTCCTTCAGAAAAGTACGACCTTTTAATCGGCGATCTAACTGACGGTGCTACGAAGTACGAGGCCGGATACCTGACGCCACACATGTGGGAAGAGGGCCGACAATATTGGGACGAAAAAGGCGAAGTTGAACCATGGATGGGAATTTGCCACGGCTGGGCGCCAGCGGCTTACATGCTAAAACGTCCAACTAAGACTGTCGAAGTGCCTTCGGCAGACGGTCAAAACACTTTGAAATTCTATCCGTCAGATATAAAAGGACTCGGCAGCTACCTCTGGGCAAAAGCGCGCGTTCCAACACGCTTTATCGGTGGTCGATGCAACGATAAAAATGCCGACACAGATCCAGAAACTGGCCGAGTGTTGAATGAAAAATGTTTCGATACTAACCCGGCGAACTGGCACCAAATCATCGTAAACCAAATCGGCCTCGCTAAAAAAAGTTTCGTTATGGACGCGACCTTTGATTACGAAGTTTGGAACCAACCCGTTTACTCGTACACATACAAATACTTTAATCCCCAGACAGGCAAAAGCGCGCGCAGTCTTCGCACAGCGACTGTTGCTGCGGACAAATTCTCAAACGACAAATTCAAGAAGTTTCGATCTTCAAAAGCTGCAAACTTTGTTGGTATCGAGATGGAAGTCACTTACGTCGTTGAAACAAGCGCCACTCACAATGAAGTTGACTCTTCGGCTTACGATGCGACGACCACAGTCACTTACATGTACGATCTTGAGCTAGATCAGAACATGGAAATCATCGGCGGCGAGTGGTATTCAAACATCCACCCCGACTTCCTCTGGAACCCGATTGCTGACGGACGCGCCGAGACCATTGGCGATTCACGCCTAACTGGAACCTGGGATGGTTCGTCTGCATTGCCAAAATTCTGGCGCGACGTTGCAGTCATGACCGCTGTTCACAATGGGCTGCCATTGGCTTCGATCATCGAGTCGCTGATCGACGTTTCAAACAAAACTGAGTAGTTGATGGGCCGCAAGCTGGGGCTGGTGGCCCTCTTCGCCACTTACCTAGTTGCATTATCAATCGGCGGGTCGATTCTCGACTCGCCGGCCTTGGCCTCGCCATCTCAATCTCATCAACAACCTCATCAACAACCAAGTTGGTATCCGAAAAAATCTTGTCGCGAGGCCTGGTCCAATCGTGACTTAGCTAAATACGATCACTCGCGCGATGCAAACGTGACCGCCGACGGGAACCGCGGCTACGCTAGTTACCTCAGTCGTCTTAAAAAAAGCGGCATCGACCGTCGATCTTGTTTTAAAGATTGGACTGTCCTTGTGTACATGGCCGGCGACAATGACCTTAGCCCCTACGCCATTTGGGATTTAGAGGAAATGGAAGGTCGATTTGAAAGCGGCCGCTACGCTGGTTCGACTTTGAAATCTGATTTAGTTGTTCAGGCCGACACGGCGGGAGCAACGGGAATTCGTCGACTCCATATTTTTCAGCGGGAGGACCGACCGTACGTTGCGGCAACCTCGATCAATGAATTTAAAAATCGCGGGCCCGAAACCGTTCAGTCGCCTATCGCAGAATTGCTTCCGGAGTCGCGGCCAAGCCGACAAGGCCTGCAAGACTTTCTTCAATGGGGTGTTCAGCAGTATCCCGCCGATAGGTACATGGTGGTTATATGGGGGCATGGCCAAGGTTGGCTTGGTGCTCCTATCGAGATCACGGCTACAGATGTTGCAAATCTTCATGCAGCCGCTCCGTCAGGTCAGCTGACGACAGCGCTTAACCAAGTTGCTCTTTTGCCCCAGCCGCCCACGACTCCGTCCGCCGGATCCTTTGGCGGGATTGCGATAGATCCGGCGACTGGCAACGGGTTATCAGTCGACGATCTCAATCAAGCACTCACCGCGACCGTAGAGATCACTTTGGAAGGTCGACCACTTGATGTTTATGCAAGCGACGCATGTCTCATGCAGATGGCAGAAGTGGCGCGTGAAATTTCAGATACAAGTCGGTACATCGTCGGCTCGGCCCAAGTACAAAGCTACTTGGGTCTTCCCTATCGGCGATTGATGTACGAACTCAACACTGGACGATTTCTAAGCGGCGGCGCATTGGTAGGAAAATCGGATGAAGCGCTTTTAATGGCGAAAATGTTGCCCCTTCTGACGGAACAGTCTCTCGATCCCATTCGGGGGCAACAAGGACGAGTCGAGCCAAAAGCCGTCGAAACATTCACTATGAGTGCAATCTCGACTGGTGCGCTTAACCAGCAGTTGATTCCGTCTCTGGCAGACTTCTCCAAAGCGCTCCAAGATTACCTCATAGAGGATCAAATTCGAGGCTTCTCAATAGGGGCAGTGGTAAAGGCAGCACCTTCTTTCATGGGTGGTGGAAAAGAGCTGGGAAGTTTCATCAGTCTCATCGAGATAGCGCGCCTAGAAGACGAATCCCGTCGCGGCAATGTGTCGCTAGCTTCGAAACGGTTGGCCAGATCTGTTGTCCAGTTGAAGCATGCATTAGATGAGACTGTCATTGAACGTCGTCTCGGCACCAGGTACCAGACTGTCGAAAAATCATTTCACCTTCTGGGTTACCGGGGGCTTGGAATTTGGATTCCAAATGGGGATCGTGAATTTAAAAGGCGATCACCTGACTTCGCCCAATCGACTCTTCATCAAGAGACTGATTGGCAAACTTGGTTGAAGTCGGCATTAGGTCTTTAGGACGATCTTCTTTTTGCTGCGTTCGGAGGATTGCCCCTTCCGAAAACCTAGTCTAGCTTCAATCTCATGACACTCACTCAGCTTAGCTACATCGTTGCCGTCGCCAAGCACCGCCACTTCGGTGCCGCTGCTGAGTCCTGTTTTGTCACGCAGCCGACGCTTTCGATGCAAGTTCAAAAGCTGGAAGAAGAACTGGGAATTGAAATTTTCGATCGCAGTCACCAGCCTATTTCCCCCACGCCTCTTGGAAGTGCTCTCGTCGAACAGGCGCAGATCGTCTTGGCTGAGGCCGAAAAACTTAAAGCACTATCCGCCGAAGAACTCGACACCATTGCCGGTCAAATAAGAATCGGGATTATTCCAACACTCAGTCCGACATTGGCTCCCAAAGTTGCCGATTGGTTTTCTCGTCATCATCCGGAAACGGCACTTCACCTCGAGGAAGTGCAGACCAAGGATCTGATGACCCGGATCAAAGACGGATCGATCGATCTCGGCCTCGTTGTTACCCCCTTGGATGACAGCCACATTTTGGAGAAACCTCTTTTCTATGAACCGTTCATGCTTTACGTTTCTCCGGATCATCCACTGACAAAATTGAAAACCATCGGATCCGAAAGCCTCAGTTTTGAGGATCTTTGGCTGCTGACAGAAGGTCATTGCTTTCGCGATCAGGCCCTCAAAGTCTGCGGCGATCGCAAACGGAAGCGAACAACAACTCGAGCTATGTTTGAAAGTGGAAGCCTTGAAACACTTCGCAAGATGGTCGACAAAAGTGGCGGCTATACATTGATTCCCGCACTTACTTTAGACGACATCGATGAATCGCGACGAAAGAAACAAGTTCGTGAGTTCGTTTCACCGGCTCCAACGAGAGAAGTAAGCCTCGTTCACTCGAGGGTCTACAAAAGAAAAGCGACGCTCGACGCCATCGCCCTAGCTGTTCGAGAGGGACTGCCAAAAGAATTTTTAAAATTTGATTCGAAAAAACAAACTCGCGTCGGGCTTTAACGTAGTAGAACTTCCAGCCACTTTTTCTTTTCTGTGTTCAGATTTTCACGATTCGACATAAGGCCGTTTTTTAATCCGCCTTCACGGTCTGCCAAATCTGCAGCTGGGTTCTTTTTTAAAATTTCACCGATCAAACGTACAGCCTTGCGATTGTTTTTCTTCATCGTATCTAAAACCACCTGCAGTGTAACGTGCTCAATTGCATCGTCCCAACAGTCGAAGTCAGTGACAAAACAGCATGGCAAGTAACTGATCCCCGCCTCGCGCGCGAGTGCGAACTCTGGAAAATTGGTCATTCCGATGATATCGGCACCCATCGATCGGTAAGTATTCGATTCTGCCTGCGTCGAGAAGTACGGTCCTTCGATGCAAACATAAGCTTTGTCAAAGTGTACGTTAAATCCGAGGCCCCCCGCTAGCTTGCGCACCGTCTCGACTCCAGTTTTCCAAACAGGTTTCGCAAGTGATACGTGGCCGACGAGGCCTTCTCCCAAAAAAGTATGGCGACGAACGCCTTTTGTTCTATCAATGTACTGGCTTGCGACGACCAGGTCTCCCGGCGCAAGCTCTTTTCGCAGACTTCCTACAGCGGAGACCGAAATGATGCGATCCACGCCCAAAGACTTCAGCGCGTAGAGGTTGGCCCGATAGTTTACTTCCGAAGGTAGCAATTCATGATGTCGACCGTGGCGCGATAAAAAAACTAATTCTTGGCCATCAAAACGTATCAACCGCAATCCTGACGAGGCCTCTCCAAAGGGTGTTGCTCGGTCGAGGTCGCTAACTTCTTCAACTCCTTCGAAGCTTTCGAATCCAGAACCGCCGATTACTGCCCACATCACGTTCCCCTTTGCCGAAACTGTTCTGGCGTGAAAGCGCCAGTGTTCAAAATAATTTTGGTCACTAATTCGGCCGGGGTGACGTCAAACGACGGGTTATAAACCGAAACTTTTTCCGGCGCCCATCTCACAATGGCATTGGGACTGACAAAACCCCGCACCTCGGCCGCATCACGTTGTTCAATTTCTATCGCAGCTCCGTTGGGACAGAGGGGGTCGACCGTCGAAAGTGGCGCAACGGGATAAAATGGAATGCCATGGTGTTTGGCGAGAACTGCAAGGGAATAGGTACCAATTTTATTAGCAAAGTCTCCGCGCGCAGAAACGCGATCAGCTCCAGTCCAAACCGAACTGACTTTTCGATCGCGCATTAAGCTCGCAGCCATACTGTCCGTGATCAGCGTGTGCGGAATGCCACATTGCGCGAGCTCCCAAGTTGTCAGGCGACCACCCTGAAGAAGGGGTCGCGTTTCGCAAGCATAGACATGGATTTTTTTTCCAGCCTCATGCGCCCCGCGAAGAACCGCGAAAGCCGTACCCTTGCCGACCGTGGCAAGGCCGCCAGTATTGCAGATAGTTAGAACCGAATCACCGTCATCTACCAGAGGGGCGCCAGCTCTCGCCATTCCGTTACACATTGCAACGTCGTCATCAAAGATGCCGAGCGCGGTTTGCAGGAGATCCGCATTGTTCGAAAGAACTTTTTCTACTCGATCGAGGGCCCACATAAGATTAACAGCCGTCGGCCTCGCGGCACGTAAATCTGCCCAGGCCTTTCTTCGCAGGACCATATCGGAAG contains these protein-coding regions:
- the groES gene encoding co-chaperone GroES, with translation MNVRPLHDRILVRRMAEEEKTAGGIIIPDTAKEKPQRGEVVATGKGRVTEDGKTLPLEVKIGDKILFSKYSGTELKLEGSEYLMMREEDILGVFN
- a CDS encoding hydrogen peroxide-inducible genes activator → MTLTQLSYIVAVAKHRHFGAAAESCFVTQPTLSMQVQKLEEELGIEIFDRSHQPISPTPLGSALVEQAQIVLAEAEKLKALSAEELDTIAGQIRIGIIPTLSPTLAPKVADWFSRHHPETALHLEEVQTKDLMTRIKDGSIDLGLVVTPLDDSHILEKPLFYEPFMLYVSPDHPLTKLKTIGSESLSFEDLWLLTEGHCFRDQALKVCGDRKRKRTTTRAMFESGSLETLRKMVDKSGGYTLIPALTLDDIDESRRKKQVREFVSPAPTREVSLVHSRVYKRKATLDAIALAVREGLPKEFLKFDSKKQTRVGL
- a CDS encoding MTAP family purine nucleoside phosphorylase; the protein is MWAVIGGSGFESFEGVEEVSDLDRATPFGEASSGLRLIRFDGQELVFLSRHGRHHELLPSEVNYRANLYALKSLGVDRIISVSAVGSLRKELAPGDLVVASQYIDRTKGVRRHTFLGEGLVGHVSLAKPVWKTGVETVRKLAGGLGFNVHFDKAYVCIEGPYFSTQAESNTYRSMGADIIGMTNFPEFALAREAGISYLPCCFVTDFDCWDDAIEHVTLQVVLDTMKKNNRKAVRLIGEILKKNPAADLADREGGLKNGLMSNRENLNTEKKKWLEVLLR
- the mtnA gene encoding S-methyl-5-thioribose-1-phosphate isomerase — protein: MIERHSLGLRFKASLKAAPELLILDQRQLPDREIWVVVPDSKSMCELIKCLAVRGAPLIGVAAVLAMVVEAFRTSDMVLRRKAWADLRAARPTAVNLMWALDRVEKVLSNNADLLQTALGIFDDDVAMCNGMARAGAPLVDDGDSVLTICNTGGLATVGKGTAFAVLRGAHEAGKKIHVYACETRPLLQGGRLTTWELAQCGIPHTLITDSMAASLMRDRKVSSVWTGADRVSARGDFANKIGTYSLAVLAKHHGIPFYPVAPLSTVDPLCPNGAAIEIEQRDAAEVRGFVSPNAIVRWAPEKVSVYNPSFDVTPAELVTKIILNTGAFTPEQFRQRGT